A segment of the Bos taurus isolate L1 Dominette 01449 registration number 42190680 breed Hereford chromosome 19, ARS-UCD2.0, whole genome shotgun sequence genome:
CCCCGTGGTCCAGTTTAAGCTCCCTGGTATCGCGCCTCGCCCAGAGAAAAGTTACTTTCTGCTTTCTACGTTCTTCAAGCGAAGTCCCAATCTTTAGTAATTTTTAATACCGCGAACTCCGAAGGTTAGTGGGTGCAGCCCCCCCTCCCTTGCCGCTTCAGAAATTGAGAGACTTCAGGACAGATAGGCCTATGGGTAGGTGGCGTGTGGGACAGATGGGGGAGACCGCGCGTGGTGCTTGCTCCCTACAGAGGGAGGGGAAAGGCTTTAGGTTACCACTCGGACTTCCCGAGGTGACTTTGGGAGGCCTGCAGTCAGGGGCCTCGAGACTCTGAATTCCCGGGGCTCTAATGCCTCCATTCCGTTATCAAGGACTTAAAGTTtccgggctcctctgttaatgCTCTCGCAACAATTTTAGAACAAACAAAAGATGGGGGATTTTAGATTTCTCCCTCTACCAACGTGAGTTTGGCCTATTAAAAAGTCAAGGGCGCCCCCTTCCGGCAGAATCTCGCCATTTCAGAGAAATTTGCCAGTCGGCTCAGCTTTTTAACAATCCCTCAACTGAGCCTCTGGCTTCCGAAAGCCTGGGGACTCGGGCCTCCGGGGTTGGGGAATTCGTAGCCGCGTGTGAGAGCGCTTGGACCCGGAGTCGCCTGAAACTGGGCCAGGGTACTGGCAAATGTATCAACCCTGCGGCGGAGAGACCCAGGAGGAAGGCTAGGAGGGCAGCAAAAGAGATCTCTAATAGAGAAAAAACAGGGTGGCCAAGGCACCCGGAGCAAGGCTGCGGCGCCGTAAGCCCTCGGTCCAGGTCTTCATTCCACTGgagtattttatttatcttcctcGCCAGAACAATTCGCTGCGAACCTCTCTTGCGCTTCCCCCCGCCCCAAGTCATTTACTTGTATGGaatctgtgcaaaaaaaaaaaaaaaaaaaatcattcaatttTGCTTTGTGTTAAATCCTTTTATGGAACTTCTTTCCAAACACCAATGTTACTACCGAGGCGAATTATATCCCTTTCCACCGAgaccatttaaaaatctttcagtAATTTGTGTCTAAACTACAACAAAATCCATATATCTACATTTACTTGCCTGCAGCTATTAGCTTTTTAAATAGGGCCACTTTAAGCTATTAATACAAGAGTGTTTCGCTAACATTTAGATTGAAATGCGTGAATACAATGTTCTCAAATAGGTAAATTCAGACATTTTCATGGACAAATAAACGCAGAGGCGCACAGACACACACCGGGAAACAGACCGGGTGTCTTTTCACCAACGAGGCGCGATTTTACTCCGGGCCGCCCTCTGCGCCCACTCCCTTTCTCTGAGCGGAACTTCTCCGGCTCAGTCTCAGCAAACGTCGAAACAGGGTTGGAAGGTGGCGTCTACGCTGCTCCGGACCGAAATCACTTCCAATTccaaatcagttcagtcgctcagtcttgtccgactctttgcgaccccatgaatcgcagcggaTTTTATTAGGCCTCGAGAGGACGGATTGGGCGGTAATGGTGGAAAAGAGCGTTGATAGTACCTCGGGAAGCTCTTTTCGAATCTAGGTTCTCGAAGCAGCCCCGCAGACAACGAACCCGGGGCCCCAGCTCCGGGGTCCCCTACTGGCAAGCGGGCAAACGCTCGCCGCCACCCTAGAACTCGCGAGGCCGCAGCCGGCGACTGTTGGCACCGCCGTGACCCCCGTCCCAGCCGCCCGCCCCCAGttccccctccttccccagctAGCCACCCCAGCTCTGAGTGGTTCGAGGACCAGTAGCTGCCCTGCGGCAGAAGAAAGGCCCAAATCAAGACACCCCAGTTCTCCGAACGGCGCGGCCCCCCTCCGCCAACGCGGAGCTGACGGCCCTCGGCTCCTCCAGACCCCATTGCTCCCCTTTATTAAAGTAAGTTTTACTCAAGGTCCTAAGTGCTGCACTTGTATTAGGTTTCCTTCCGGGAGAACCCTCTGTGCCCGTCCCCCCTTCCGGTCTAATAGAAACACCAGAGCTTCAAACGTGATTTACACGAACCTGTTACCGTAAACTGGCAATAAAGCGCAGAGGCAACTGCTGCGGAGGGGGCAAAGGGAGAGGTTCCGttgtttttgaaagaaatttaTAGTACATTCTCACCCACCTGAATACTCCCTCTCGGGGAAAGGGAAAAGCAGAGGGGCCGCCCTCGGCCCCTCACCCGGCTGGGCCGGCCAGGCCCTCCCTCCAGGCGCTGGCCTGGGCCCGGGGAGAGATTTGAAAACATCCAATGCGGAACTGATGGCAGCCTTTCTTTCTCCGCTACCAGTTACTTTTGTGTAGAAAGCGGGTGGGGGTGGTCGGAGCAAACGGAGAAGGAGTTCCACCACGGCTCCCTCTTCCCTAAATGCCTTCAAAATGACGGAGAGGCCAGCGTTCAATCACCCTCGGGACGATGGGGAGGGAAAGGCCGCGTCTGCCGGCGGACATGGCCGTTCCCGCCGCCCCTACCCCGTCTCTCCTCAACTCTTCGTGGGAAGATGGAGGAAAGTGAGGGAAGGGGTCCCATTTCTGGActttgaaggagggaggaggccaAGCGGCGCTGGCAGAGTCAGAGCGACCGGAAGACTGTCGCGAGACACCGGGTTGGGGAGGCGAGAGGCTGCAGCGGAGAGCGGGCGCTCCAGCCACGAGGTGGGGAGCCGGGGGCTGTGCGCCCTCTCCTTGAGCCCCGCCCCAGGCTCTGCTGGGAGGGGGACCCTTATGCGGCGCTGCGATCCTTACTTCTCTAGCCCGAGGTGCGCGAGAGCAGAGCCCTGCGCCACTCGGAGGCCGGCGCCGGCCCAGCTCCGAGCCTTGGAGCCC
Coding sequences within it:
- the PRAC2 gene encoding putative protein PRAC2; the encoded protein is MGSGGAEGRQLRGTPELGPRVRCLRGCFENLDSKRASRGTINALFHHYRPIRPLEWGGGKRKRGSQRIVLARKINKILQWNEDLDRGLTAPQPCSGCLGHPVFSLLEISFAALLAFLLGLSAAGLIHLPVPWPSFRRLRVQALSHAATNSPTPEARVPRLSEARGSVEGLLKS